A stretch of DNA from Labrus mixtus chromosome 6, fLabMix1.1, whole genome shotgun sequence:
gtgtgtgtgtgtgtgtgtgtgtgtgtgtgtgttaagtgaTGGTGATGTGAGGTGCtgtcaaaggtttttttttttgggggggggggggggggggggggcacggtCCTGATCCACTGGGAAGAGCCGAGGTTTACACGGACAAACAGCACTTATCACACAACTCCTCATCTCCTTTTACTTTACTCCCTggttctccttccctcctctcgtCTGTTGATGCAATCTGTCTTTTTTACTCTTTCCATTTCTCTGCTCCTTCTCTTACTCCTTACTtttgaatatttcatttaaGCATTTGTGTTTCTGATGTCCTCTTTCCGTCTTTTATCATGTCCTCGTCttatctccttctctttctccatatcctcatttcttcttttattcccTTATCCCATGtcatctctttcttctcctcttgttcaACCTCCTCTCTTATTTAATGTCCATGTTGTGCATCTTTTTGTGCTGCCTTTTCAggtcacatttttttctcttcctttcaataaccttcttctgtttttgattttgtttgctTTCTATTCCCTCACCTTTCTCCACTCAATCATATTGTCTCTCTTATTTTCTTCATCTCCTAAACCTATTTTTGTTCTCTTGTTAAACGCCCCTTTTCAATCCTCTTACTTTAACATTTCCTCCCCTTCTCACTTCAACACCCTCTCACTTTACTTTACCCTGATTTCTAATTTCTTCCTCTCAACTCCTTTGTATCTTTTCTACCGCTTCTGCCTCatctttctttccctttctctctcctacATCTTAATCTTCCTCCTCTCGATCAGTTCAACATGTCAACCCTCCAGGCACGAGCGGGGAAGAAAATGGATAAGGCAAGTTCAtgccttttttccctctgtttaTCTTCCGCTCAGTATGTTTCAAGTCTCACTTAAATTAAATAGTAACACCTCACCTAAATCTTTCATCTGACAACCTGAGGCTTTCATCTTTTCACTTTTAGTATTTGACTGGAACAGTCGGTAAGATTTTCCGCTTGCTTTCATGTATTATGAGGGCATATGATgatcaaaaatgatgaaaactgTTGTActtgtgtcattttgtgtcCTATGTTGGATAACCAAAATAGGCATCAGATATCTGACGTAACATAGCGCCAAGCTTTGCCTGGATATCAATGTGTGGATCAAAGATAATACCTTTGTAGAGTACACACCATCGTTtgtgtcacagtctgtttatccgagCAGACATTGTTAACTTGTACAATTATACCTTCAACATTTGTACTCACAATCGGCATCAGATCTTCTGACTGCAGATATTACATTCAACTCCCAGCGATATTTTGGTCAAAGAAAGGTCAGAATTGCACACTGTTCTCATTCCCAGGTGCACATACCGAGGCTTTCACACACCAATCTGCATCTCATAAAGAAGCACAAGGTTCCTATAAGCATTTATATAAGAGCCAACAAGCTTTTAAAGTTCTCCAATGTAAACCCAGCTGTAAATGTAAACCATGATATTTTCCTAAACATAGTTAACTAGTCATCGACCTGAAAAATAAGAAGACTGCAACAGTTTCACAACGTTTTCAAAATGTTAGAAGACGTTCTTGAAGAACTGAAAGCAGacgtttaagtgtgtgtgttttcagcttGGAGGTGTGACAAAGCAGGCCTGTTTGCCATTTAGGAAGGAGAATGGGTTATAACTGTAGACACAATAACTATGTTAAGTGATGTATTAACAATCCAATATTATATTCTATAATCAAAAATTAgacattagttttttttaaccatgctCACTCCAGTAGATGAACCATAAAGACTCaatttttcctttatttatgaCATTATATCAACACTCCAATGAAGAAGCTCAACACCTGACACCTGTAGTATGAAGACAGTCTAACCGTGTCAGTCTAATCTGGTTAATAAacaaagttgatcttcataagTGTTgcttttgacctcttcaagcctttcactctcccATGCatcttggtagttggtgaagttgtgccagaaaacccTCCTCTGCTTCTGTCAACACTCCACTGACAGATTTTCCCAATTACTGTACAGACATTCATGGTTCTCAGAGTAAGTATCTCACTTTTGTGCCACATGTTGGTTATGTATAAAGACTTCTACTGGATGAAGAGCAATAACTTTTATGAAACCTTTACCTTATgcatcagaatcagctttagcATGATTTCAGGTTTGTATGACAAAGTATCGGCCAATCTAATGACATTCCTGTCACTTCTGTACATCGTTTTATTATAGCGCTAAGAGACACACTTTACAGTACCATACACTAAAGTAGGGAAGTTAAAATTGTAAACCTTTCTCTCCCTAACATTATTTAAGGTGGATAAGGAAAAATTAAATATGACTTAACTTAACTCACTAAAGGTTTTTGAAAAGCCTAAAACTATAACATCAACCATGATAAAGGTGTGGATACATTCACAAGGTTGCCCTTGGTGCAGTTTTTCCTCTAAACATTATTTActattttactttgaagagGCACCGTAGTATTGTGTGTGACATGTCCCTTAAACATTTTCGGCTGGGATGAGTTTTGGAATACATAGAGAGTCATCCTTAAGTCTACCGAGCCACTTTCCCTCATTATTTCCAACATTTGCTGTTGTGAATTCGAGACAGCACTTACGGTCCTAGACAGGCTCTCTAAATCCCCCGTCTGGCAGCAAGAACCAACGCACGCTTTCAGAAGTtaaaataatttcaactttCAGCAACAAAGCACTGTGCCTCAAATGGAGTTTCACTTGTTGCATAGCAACCAGTGCCAGGGCGAGCGCTTTCCTCTGAGCGCCATTTAGAGCAACAGGCAAGAAGAGAAAGGTAAATATGTGCTCGgtgcacacacagacttacTGCTGTAGTCTTTGATCGTGAAGTTGGAGCTCTCAGTGGCCAGGCTGAAGCTGAAGGAGGCTGGCTGGTCGTCTTTATCTGTGGCTCTCAATGTTCCTATCACCTGCGCAAAAAATAGAATGGCTCAAATTCAGTCAAATAAAATTCACACTATTGTTTATATAATCTGTCAAATACATTGGAAATGAAAGGTAGACTCTTTATTTAACAGCTCTCAGTTAAGTatctcaaagaaaaaacaactcagGCTTCAACAGAGTTTGAAGCTTCAAAATGGATTTGAACCTTTAACTCAAAGTTAAACCTTATTAGATACACTtttgattcaaacatttttgctgggaaaaaaatgcagaaaatcatTGCATCATACAAACACTGAACCCCTTAATTGTATCCCAACAGGAGGCCAGCTTGTTGAACTTGTACAGAtacgtttttgtttgtttgtgtgtttgtggttgtcgTAGCACTCTTGGGGTAAAGGCACTAAAACAGTAAATACAATCCATTAACCATTTATGTATGTCACAGTAGGAtagtgtgctgttttttttgtaagatcaaattaaatactttatccatttttcaaactgtcattattgtttctctttttgtgtgaaAGGTATTAGTCCTAAATTATATGCAATGATTTCAAGGTgacatattattcaaaatacacattaccaTGGTTTTCTTACACTAAAATGTGTCCCTAGCTGGTtaacaaaccccccaattatgagaagaGTCCATCCTCTAtgccttttgcctgctccacttttcagaaaatgtgttctcaaacaggccatttttcccttcatgacatcacatagggaagtaacccctcccccggatgggtgacactcccacagctaggtatTTGTTATGTCCTCTGAGTCAGCCTTCTCAACTAAAACAATGTGGTGTGGTGCAAGAAAGCGCAAGCACAACCAAGCcattccagaggggcgtggtcagacacaactcacttgcatttaaagctacagacacagaaacagcctgttctgaacagggctgtgATAGAGGGGTTTAATATGCATGcttaaatacaggatcagagtggactttttggcaagaaacttcacagactatttttggggagctctgagacttatttaaagttgctgaaaaggaggataatatgtgacctttaaaggtctGTCATTATCTAGGACAGGGCTAATAGAGAATGTTTAGGGATGCAAGTGGAACATTAGACTAACTCAATCCAAAACCATAAAAATTAATGAGCAAAGTCTGCTGAACATAACTTTTTTGTTCCTTACCATATTTGTGAAGTCGTTCTCACATACGAAGATCTCATCCACAGCCAGCTCCGGCTTATTGTCATTCACATCCTGAACTATAATGTTAACTTTCACAAATGACTCCAAACCTACAGAggcaagaaaaaacacataCTTGACATTATACATTAATATGTgtttgttacagctgttcatttgaTAATTAAGTACTGTTACACTGTATTGAACTACATCGCAGTTTACTTACTGTACAGTGGTTGTAGTGAAAAAAAGACTTTCATGAAGCTGCCCAAATGTATTCTCAATTTCATGCATCCTTTGTTGTAACTCAAATGATGTCATATAAAACCACGTATGTAGGGAAAACTGAGAATCATTTAAAGATGTAAATTGGAGGACACGGGTGTTCCAACAGAGAGAACAGTGACACTTTAAATTATGACTTTTCACTAATTATTCTCAATTTACTTACTGATAATTTGAGTGCTATCATCTTTATTCAAAGATAAACTATTCTTTGCCATGATGCTGGTCAGGTGTGTACATCTCTCCCCTAAATGAAACTGATTAAGGTCAAGTGACTCAAAAGATATCTATTCGTGGGCTTTATATTTGGCAGTTGTTTTTGTCACACTAAAGcagcttttacatttattttaaatcactgacaTTCTTTTTGAATGCGAGTCTtttgatgaatgtgtgtgagtctctTTGCTGTCGCTTGCTCTGAGATTTTGAAACTATCTTTAGTTCAGTTCATGTACTGTATATCGAGGACCTTGTCAAGCTCAGGGGACCATTGTGTTCCTTAAACATCGTGACAAGCCACGAAAATAGATCTCTGGATTTTATTCACTGCTGGTCTAAAAATATGTAGTTTTGTTTCGAAGCTGTGAGTGAACAAAGAGGCCCTCTAATGTGATTTTCCTGCTTACTCTCAGCTTCCCGTGTGGGTCGGCCAGGTGTTGTTGCAATACGTTAAACCTATAAAAATCCCTGTTAAGGTGTCAAATCCCCATCCTTCAATAAATCCAGATGAACAATGAGAGAACACACTGTCTTTTTTAGGGCCTCCCCCTGCAATCATGTGTGAGAGAAAACACATGGTTTTGATTTTTTCGTCTGAGGTTCTATTGTTGAAAGGATTAATTGTGTGACGTACCGCTCGGCTCCTCCTGCGCTCTAACTTGAAACATGTGTGTGGCCTCCAGTTCTCTGTCCAGCATCCTCAGGGTGGACAGCTGACCTGTGAGTGGGTTGATACTGATCGGACAGTCCTTGTCCAAGATGGAGTACCTAAACAGGCGGAGAAAGAGATGGATCAGTGAGACATTGCAGGATAAATCAcaatttttgttgattttagaaGATTATACCTTATACTCTTGCTAGCTCTGTCAGGATCTCTGGCTGTGACTGTTCCTATGTTGTTCACAATCCGCTCTTCCAGCACTGTGAACGTGTAGATGGGCAGCGAGAACACTGGCGGCTCGTCTACATCCAGCACCCTGACGTTCACCTGTCAGTTTAAATCCATTCATAACAGTTAAATGACAGCATTGGATGGAAATTGCGCACATTTGGTTTGCTTTACAGATTTAATGGACCAgaattgtttcatttctttgttcaaCCTGTCTACAATGTCATTCTTCAGGCTCACTCTGACACTGACACCCGCCTACTAAAGGCTGCCTGCTAGAGCTGAAGATTGAGCAGCTGTATTATAAAGAGCTAAGATCTTGTAGAGCTGCTCAAGGAAATGTAATCAAAAATGGAAACGGATAAAGGTTTAAGCTGAGTTTCTGTAAGGAGTACATTCAGGAGAAACATTACCGAGGTTTTATGATTCAAAATATTTCCGTCTCATTGTTGTGGACAGTGCTGTACATTTCTGCCAAAAAAATCAGTACATTCTCTGCAGTTTTTACTTCAAAGAAATGTGAACTAGGAAGATGAAATATTTCTTAAGGCTTGATTAAAGACCGCAGATGTCCGTCCAATATTTACCTGGGCTGTGGTGACAGCACTGTTCACGTTGTCCGCAGGAAAACGCAGGTTTTTGAGGTTTTCTCGCACCTGGACTGTGAAAGTGTAGCTGTTTGTTGTCTCATAATCCAGGGCCTGGGGAATTCAACacacaacaatgaaaaaaacagcattaacTGGATCAGGGTTAGATAGATAACTTAAATGAGCTCATCTTTgcattggtcttggtcttgaccaTCTCTGTTCATTAAGGTTATTAATATTATGTGCACTGGTACAGTAAGCATTTtagagtttaaaaatgaagatgtTCAGTCTCGTCAGAAGTATATATTCTCCTATCTAATGCATCTGCTTTTAGACTTGGGAGACATTcacactttcctttttttctctacaaATGCATCTCCTGTCTTCTTCCTCAGTGCATTAACACCTGAGTGTATTCACCAAGGACAGCGATCGATGCCAGGTGTAAAAAGGCTCTAAATGTCACAACTCAGCTGGAACAACCTGGTTGAGCTCAAAACTCTGGGTTTTAGTAGCGCGATAAAATGCCAACGTATTCCCTCCATGTTAAACATGTTGCCATGCACGGAAAGAACTTCTACTTTGACAAACACTGAGGCTTGAATATTTTTACGTATGCACCTATATATGTAAACTATTACATGGCAGCAGAGAGTTTTTATGGTCAGAATTTTGCAGGAattatttctctcctctctttttaaaatctccTACTGTCaagttacatgttttttttttttctgcagggctGTTTTATCAGTGGATGGGATACCACAGGTAGACTTAATCTGTTAACTGGATTATTCATGCTAACAGGTATATTCAGTCGCAGGGTATCAAAGGCATGTGTAAACAGCTTAACAAGAAAAAGGCCTTAACCGCAGTGTGTCTGATAGCCGGCTTACTCcctgcatgtaaacacagcagctgagaaAGATGAGGGGGGCAGCAGAGCTGAGGGGCGAGTCGAGCAGGGAGAAGATTCGATTCAAGGCGGCTCTGTCGGAGCTGTTTCAGAGCTCATTTTATTAGAACCCATTTTCAGCTCTCTGATGTCCTAAATACTTAATCTGAAGAGCACAAACCAGTGAAGGAAAACTACCTAGAATTTCTGCAAACATAAAAAGCTACAGTTTATACTCTGTTATAAATcctcttgtgaaaaaaaatctcacattgCACATCAAAAATTTCAGGTAAATGGTCATTTTTGGGGAGGTGTGATGGTCGTGCGGTGGTGTTATGCGTAAGGAATCAAGGAAAAAGACACGCTCAAAATTTCTCTTGGTCCTGGAAATAATTCTGTCTCGGTTGTGTATAATGTTGGCAGAGCTTGCATGTAAATCTATTTTTGTGCTTCGCTCATGAATGAAAGCACTTCTTAAATATCTTAAATGGAGAATAAACATCAAACCATACCTTGTAACACTTTGAAAATAGTCTGTCATTTGTTTTGAGGCCAGAGTTCTTCAATGGGAGTATTTTCTACTTCTAAAACtacttttttatattcaatGCTTACCAAGGTGTTAGCCTTGAGTTACACTGTTTGTTCCCCCACTGTTACATGAGCCTCTTACCTGTTTGAGCATGAGGTTGCCGTCCTTGTTGGGGCTGAGATCTATGACAAAcactttgttgttgtcattggGAATGATGAAAATAGGTTCTTTGTTCTGAATTTGATCCCTGTCCTCCAGCTCCAGAGTGCCGATCTTCTCGTTTAACTTGTGATCCTCTGGAACCTGCAGGTCGTAAACctctgcagacagaaaacagacaaccGTTTCAGTGCTAAATAAGACATTTCAAGGTTATATATCAAGTATTTAAAAggcacattttctttgttataAGTGCAGAGGAGTGACATCTAAAATATTAATCGTCACCCCTGGTTTTCACATCCATTTTTGCACTCTGTATCTTACTTCGGGTGAAAGAAGCGATGTTGTCGTTGGTGTcagtgatggtgatggtgacaGAGGTGGTGGCTGTACTGCCAGATTTCATTCCTCTCATGTCCTGAGCTTTAACCACTACCACGTACTGACTCTTGGTCTCCCGGTCCAGAGAGTTTATCTTGCAGCTGATcacacctgcagagacacagacagaaagagatggGGTGTTATCTCTTTGAGGTCAGCGCTGACTCATATTCAAGTAAAAATAGCTCAAACATTTACTTGTTAaggatgaaaaacacaaagttgcTGCTGGAGAACAATCAAGCTGGACGTAAGAGCCGTAAACATACCTGTGATGCTGTCAATTTGGAAGGCAGAGAGGTCGTGGGTCAAAGAGTACCTGAGCTCTCCGTTAGCCGTGGTGGGGTCATCGGCATCAGTCGCCCTCACTTCAACTACTTTAGTTCCTAGAAGAATATAGATGAAAAGGAAATTTTCTGCATAAGACATGCTATGTTTTGCATATAAAGCCAACCCTAAATGCTCCAGTATTGAGCACCATGGCTGTTTAAGTGATTAATGCTTCATGATTATGTGCTAAGATTGTGTGATTTAAGTCAGCAATGGGGCTTTTTTCACAAGTGGAAGTGTTAATTAATGTGACAGGCGTTGACATTATGTTTGAATTTCCCCCGACATTTCACAGTTTCGTCTATTTTTATTCTAAATTATCACTGGATGGTAAATGTCAAATATATACTTGGAGCAAAAGAAAAGGGCTCCTGCAAGAATTCGCTTCATGTACGGTCTACATTGCTGGAAATATTCTGCTTTTCTCGTCATTTAAGCAGTCCCACTAAAGGCATTGTATGTAgagctatataaataaacacaatttgaaTCCCAATGACCTTTTTGATAAACACTTTCAAAAGCAACCCTTCTTACCTATGGTGGACCTCTCCATTATGGATCCGTTATACGTTCTGGGGAATACAGGGGTGTTGTCATTGATGTCTGTCACCTGTACAACAAACTCTCCAGAATCTTCTATCAACTTGTTGTTCCCGTCGAACATCTTGGCAGTCAAATGGTACaagctcttctcctctctgtccagaGATCTGGTGACGAACAGGTCTCCTTTTTGATCTACAGTGAAGATGGTGTTTGCTCCTTCACCGTCAATTTTAAAGCTCTTCACTTCCACTCTCTGACTCGACTTCAGCTGTGAAGGAAAAGATGGTTTCAAATCATAGTTTCAGCTGTTAagactttttttcccattgGAAGAAggattaaaataaacaacaaccaaattaaaaaaaaatcttaatttaatttaaattcttATGAGCACAAGATAGTTTTCTTGTGTGGACAAGATAATACCTTGTTTCTACAAGATAAGTATCATGTGATCACAAGTTATTGTCTTGTGACAAGATCATATTTTGGGAAGTTTTTGGGATTCAGAGGCTTCGAAATGTATGAAAAGATCACTCAGATATTCAAGACTTGGTAGGCAACAAGCTATTGCCCCAGTTTGTGGAGCATCAACGTTATAGCATCAAACTGAATGGAATACATGGGAAAACACATGTACCTTCCCTTGGCAGGGTAAGAAATTCATAAACATGTTGGATCGAATTTTAGGCACTGAGCCCAGGCAGTACAGAAGAAACCCTCAGAGGTTTCTTTGCAGATGGTTTAAGGTATCAGATTTTTGACAGTGAAGTCAAAATGCTGATGTTAACCCAATCTTGGAACCCATGAATTATTGTTTGACAAAGAAAAACCTCTGGGATTGAAGGAAAACTAGCTAGCTATTAGCAATAAAGGACGTCCTGCCAACTCTTGCAGTTTTTATGTGATGGTGATTGTTACCTCTCAATAGCTAATTAATAAATGATTAGTGTTTAAGTTGAGAGATGAGATCTTAAACATTAATGTAGCTTTTAATAATGTCATTAGACGGAACATTTCTATAAAAATGCATCTAAGTCATCGTCAGATTACTGCTGATGAGATCCAGGACTGCATTACAGccaatgtgtttttctttccttctttgcAATAACAGTTTTCTAATATACAGACTAAAGACAGTGAGATGTGATTTGACAGAACTTGGAATACAAACGGAAATCAGAGTTCTTTTAGCCCTCAAAATATCACCACTTGCCTACACATTCGGAGTCTCTTTATTCAGATTTGTATTGACCTACCTGTCCTATCTTGTAGGCAATGGGTGCAGGTTTCTCCTCCTCAACATAGAGAGAGTTCCAGATCCAGTCTCTCTTCTGTCTGAACAGGACAGGATGGGTCTCCTTCTTCACAATCCCCACGGAGCTTGACCGCTTCTTGCCTTCCACTACAGGAATGCCAAAATCTTCAGCCACGGCGAGAGAGATAGACGAGACCACAGAGGCCATAAGCCCCATCATGGCACAGAGTTGAAGCCAAGCCATCATCTGTCtgaccgaaaaaaaaaaagggggggaagaATGAGGGGAAAGAGGGGTGAAAGAATGAAGAAGAGTGTGAGAAGGAAGAGGCAAGAGCGGAATAAGTGACGAGGAatatggagggagagagaagagagaggagatcaCATTAAAACCACTTATCAGCCGTGGACAGACCCCTTCACTGTGCCAGGGTGAGACTCAGAGTGAAGGCCAAGGACTCCCTTTCCCCTTACTGAGCTTGAGGTCTAGCTATCATTGGCGGCCAGGGCTCATAAACCTTTTCAGCCAGGGACccaaatgaaacatttagcCTATCATGGGACCCGGGCTGAGGCGTATCACTGCTGTGGTCGTACTGGGATCTATTAAACATAGGCCCGTGACCCATTTTAGGTCCTGACCCACTGGTGaagcatgagagagagaaagagacagacagacagagagagatggagaaaggaGTTGACATTAAAACCACTTAGGATGACTGTCTTAATCAGCCATTAGAAAGACCATTTTCCAAAAAGtagatgtttgacatttttaatttttgattggtatttttttccctttaataCAGCACATAACATTTGGGAAAAAAACTAAAGGATTTTGGCATAACACAGAGGGATACAAGTTCTGAAAAATCTAGGATTATTAGGGATGGAGGGGTCTCATCCTGCGtcaaagaaatgtgtttcattaagACAGATGTGTTTTCATGACAAGGATCAAAACCAAAGTGTTCCTACAAATCAAAAAGCATGCTTATGTTTgcctaaatgtgtgtgtggtttgattTGCTCCCTAcgtagacaaaaacaaatatgcagCCATTCTTGGTAGGTTTCCCCATCCATGTCAATGGCCTAATTCTACTGTTTACCCAGAGATTATTGAGATTGAGGATAAAACCATTTGTAGTAAATTAGTTATGAAATAGTATTACAATCTCATACTGTTATAAAGTACtgtgctgtatttttttcaatcagATAAGCCTCCAAACTCATGGATTTATGACTTTAGAATATTATCTTTACCAATGGCACCAACACCAGACGTACACAGAGCCTAGAATAAGAGAGACTGCAGCAACACATCAGCGGCTCTGTGAAGTTCATTATCAAGACCTCATTATCAAGTTTGGGGATATATAATCTTGATCTGATGATGGTACCAAGGGGATACCCAGATTTGACAATTGTATTTGATTTGACAACTGTCAGAAATCCAATACAATTTTAATAGAAATCCATGAAAGGTTATCAAGACTAAACCTGTAAAACCAAAAAGGACAGATCGTTAGTAATGCTTTCTTGAACATGTAttaatcagtgttttttatGGGAAAGCCCTTCTTCTGATTTTCTCTTCAGGTCTGAACGACCAATCATGTAACATCATAAACATAACTGATGTATAGTGCAGAATAACCAACTAACACTGTTAAAGATGAATTTTGGGCGATTCTACCTCTTGAACCACACTGGCA
This window harbors:
- the cdh5 gene encoding cadherin-5 — translated: MMAWLQLCAMMGLMASVVSSISLAVAEDFGIPVVEGKKRSSSVGIVKKETHPVLFRQKRDWIWNSLYVEEEKPAPIAYKIGQLKSSQRVEVKSFKIDGEGANTIFTVDQKGDLFVTRSLDREEKSLYHLTAKMFDGNNKLIEDSGEFVVQVTDINDNTPVFPRTYNGSIMERSTIGTKVVEVRATDADDPTTANGELRYSLTHDLSAFQIDSITGVISCKINSLDRETKSQYVVVVKAQDMRGMKSGSTATTSVTITITDTNDNIASFTRKVYDLQVPEDHKLNEKIGTLELEDRDQIQNKEPIFIIPNDNNKVFVIDLSPNKDGNLMLKQALDYETTNSYTFTVQVRENLKNLRFPADNVNSAVTTAQVNVRVLDVDEPPVFSLPIYTFTVLEERIVNNIGTVTARDPDRASKSIRYSILDKDCPISINPLTGQLSTLRMLDRELEATHMFQVRAQEEPSGLESFVKVNIIVQDVNDNKPELAVDEIFVCENDFTNMVIGTLRATDKDDQPASFSFSLATESSNFTIKDYSNGTADIMVKQGPFSLDDPKDYSVDVRISDGGRPVQTSITKLAIKSCKCDARRVPTQCKAGARRMGVSVHALIAILLCILTILVIVILFVMRKRYQKDSLASMKNSGEIHEQLVTYDEEGGGEMDTNGYDVSILSSACNDGSLLRHPDRHPHPSLYAMVQKAPHHLPQPTACKGDMAAMIEVKKDEADHDRDGFPFDTLHIYGYEGPESLAGSLSSLESSSTGSNVDYDFLSEWGPRFRTLAELYGVDGTEYYHQY